In Gambusia affinis linkage group LG08, SWU_Gaff_1.0, whole genome shotgun sequence, a single window of DNA contains:
- the LOC122835238 gene encoding overexpressed in colon carcinoma 1 protein, giving the protein MGCGNSSATSTSGGGPAEASKDVTEDPLADDEKRRNYGGVYVGLPADLTAVAASQSKSTRKD; this is encoded by the exons ATGGGTTGTGGCAATTCCTCAGCCACCAGCACCTCAGGAGGGG GGCCAGCAGAAGCCTCCAAAGATGT GACAGAAGACCCCTTGGCAGACGATGAGAAAAGAAG GAATTATGGTGGTGTGTATGTGGGTCTGCCTGCGGACCTGACCGCAGTAGCTGCTAGTCAGTCCAAATCCACACGCAAAG aCTAG